The genomic region CTTTGGTCTTGGAATCATAATCATACCAACTGTTGCCACTGGTATGGAGTCCTCTGCCACAACCTCACTTCCCATCTTCTTCAGCTTCACCTCAACACTACGTTTTCTGCTTTCGAATTTGACTATGATTACCACTATCGCTTCGATGAGGAAGCTTATAGGAGAAGGAGCTTTGGTGGAGAGATAAGTCCTTGTTTGGCTGATTTAAAGCATTTGAATTACTTGGACTTGAGCGGCAATTATTTCCTTGGAAAAGGTATGTCAATTCCTTCTTTCCTTGGGACAATGACTTCCTTGACTCACCTCAACCTCTCTCATACTGGATTCAATGGGAAGATTCCTCCTCAGATTGGGAATTTCTCTAAGCTTCGATATCTTGACTTGAGCTACAATTATTTCCTTGGAGAAGGTATGGcaattccttctttcctttgtgCAATGACCTCCTTGACTCACCTCGACCTCTCTTATACTCTATTCCATGGGAAGATTCCATCTCAGATTGGGAATCTCTCCAATTTGGTCTACCTTGACCTCGGAGGTTATTCTGATCTGTTAGCTGAAAATGTAGAATGGGTATCAAGTATGTGGAAGCTTGAATATCTTGATTTGAGTTATGCAAACCTATCCAAAGCATTTCATTGGCTACACACTCTCCAATCTCTTCCTTCTTTGACCCACCTATATTTGTATGAATGCACACTCCCTCACTATAATGAACCATCCCTGCTCAACTTCTCATCTCTGCAAACTCTCATTCTTTACAATACTAGTTATTCCCCTGCCATTTCTTTTGTCCCCAAGTGGATATTCAAATTGGAGAAACTTGTTTCTCTTGAATTATCAGGTAATTATGAAATCCAAGGTCCGATTCCTGGTGGTATTCGAAACCTCacacttcttcaaaatcttgacttgtctttcaattcattctcatCTTCTATACCTGATTGCTTAGACGGTCTTCGTCGTCTCAAGTTCCTGAACCTCAAGGGCAACAAATTGCATGGGACTATTTCTGATGCCCTGGGAAATTTGacttctcttgttgaacttgatTTATCACGTAATCAACTTGAAGGAACAATTCCGACTTTTTTGGGTAATCTCCGCAACTTAagggagataaatttaaaatatctctATCTCTCTTTTAATAAATTCAGTGGAAATCCATTTGAAAGTCTTGGATCACTCTCTAAATTGTCATATCTTTATATTGATGGCAATAATTTTCAAGGAGTTGTCAAGGAAGATGATCTTGCAAATCTTACAAGCTTGGAGCAGTTTAGTGCATCAGGAAACAATTTCACTTTAAAAGTGGGTCCCAATTGGATTCCTAATTTTCAACTTACCTTTTTGGAAGTGACATCATGGCAGTTAGGTCCCAGCTTTCCATCGTGGATTCAGTCACAAAACAAACTTGAATATGTTGGACTGTCTAACACGGGGATTATTGATTCTATTCCCACACAGATGTGCGAGGCACTTTCTCAGGTTTTGTATTTAAACCTCTCTCATAATCATATCCATGGTGAGATTGGGACTACATTAAAGAATCCAATATCTATCCAAACTATTGATCTAAGCTCAAATCACTTGTGTGGTAAATTACCCTATCTTTCAAGAGATGTGATTCAGTTAGATCTTTCGAGCAATTCATTCTCTGAATCCATGAATGATTTTTTATGTAACGATCAGGAAGAGCCAATGCAATTAGAATTTCTGAATCTTGCATCGAATAATTTGTCAGGAGAGATACCTGATTGCTGGATGAATTGGACATTTCTTGTGGATGTAAATTTACAAAGCAACCATTTTGTTGGGAACTTACCGTCATCCATGGGTTCCTTGTCTGAGCTGCAGTCTTTACAAATTCGTAACAACACACTCTCAGGAATATTTCCTACCAGTTTGAAGAAGACTAACCAATTGAAATCCTTGGATCTTGGAGAAAATAATCTTTCAGGAAGTATTCCACCATGGGTGGGAGAAAAGCTCTCAAATATGAAAATCCTCCGCCTTCGATCAAACAGTTTTTCCGGTCACATTCCAAATGAAATATGCCAGATGAGTCATCTTCAAGTTTTAGACCTTGCAAAAAACAATTTGTCTGGCAATATACCGAGCTGTTTCAATAACTTGAGTGCCATGACACTAGTGAACCGAAGTACAGATCCCAGAATCTATTCTTCAGCACTGAATTATACAATATACTCTTCCAATTCTGATATAGTTAGTGTGCTACTATGGCTGAAAGGAAGAGGAGATGAGTACAAAAACATTCTGGGTTTGGTAACAAGCATTGATCTGTCAAGTAACAAATTATTAGGAGAAATACCTAGAGAAATCACAGATATAAATGGATTGAACTTTTTGAACTTGTCCCACAACCAATTGATTGGTCCTATTCCAGAAGGTATTGGTAATATGGGATCGTTACAGTCCATTGATTTTTCGAGGAATCAACTTTCTGGTGAAATCCCTCCAACCATTGCAAATTTGAGCTTTCTGAGCATGCTAGACTTGTCTTACAATCATTTGAAGGGAAATATTCCAACAGGAACTCAATTGCAAACCTTTGATGCCTCCAGCTTTATTGGCAACAATCTATGTGGTCCACCACTGCCCATAAACTGCAGCTCCAATGGGAAAACTCATAGTTATGAAGGAAGTGATGGGCATGGAGTGAATTGGTTTTTTGTCAGTATGACAATTGGATTTGTTGCGGGATTCTGGATAGTGATTGCTCCTTTACTTATTTGTAGATCATGGAGGTATGCCTATTTTCATTTCCTTGATCACGTGTGGTTCAAACTTCAATCTTTTTGCTCATGTAGTATCAGTGTTTAGTGTTGCTTAGAATACACCGATGTTTTATCATTGTATTGGCAGGTTGATCAATTTGTAGTCAttgctatctttttttttttcagagttTAGAGCCTTATGTAAATTCTGTTTTGGGATGTAAAGATTTGCATATTGAGCATATTATTACAGATGAATTCTAGTTAATGTCGTAATTTAGATCAACTAGTTGTAATtctatgataaaaaaacatttgctAAATCACGTAGATTAAGATTGAAAtagttactaaaaaaaaacatttgataaaCTCTTTGGTTTAAACCAAGTTTTGAAACCACGTGTTTGGTCAGTTGCTTAAGTTAATATTGGgtgagtttttttaaattaaagaaaaaaagtaattttgaaataaacattttttatataagcatTTTTTTAAGCAAGCTATGGGATGTTtcttaaaagaaacaaaagcagTTTAgataaatatactaaaaaaagttacttattttattaaaataataatttatttcatcaaataaatttaaacaaactaatccattatatttcaattttcagtAATGTGTTATATTTAATGCATAAGAGTTGTACTGTGGGAATTGTTGTCATTGCATCTACATACACAAgtgtatctattttttttttaagttatgttTCTTTGAAATTTATCCATATGCTTGAATCTCTCTGGAAATGAGATTTCAAATATTCCCTTGTTGTTGGGTAATGAAATGCAAGGTCCGATTCCCTGGTGGTATTCCAAACCTCACACATCTTCAAAATTTTGACTTGTCCAAAAATTCATTctcatattttgtttatttaaaatttagataatcttttaataatgtcatttaattttattttttataaatgaataaataaaata from Glycine soja cultivar W05 chromosome 16, ASM419377v2, whole genome shotgun sequence harbors:
- the LOC114390280 gene encoding receptor-like protein EIX1 — protein: MIMNSSSIYILVFVQLWLLSLPCRESVCIPSERETLLKFKNNLNDPSNRLWSWNHNHTNCCHWYGVLCHNLTSHLLQLHLNTTFSAFEFDYDYHYRFDEEAYRRRSFGGEISPCLADLKHLNYLDLSGNYFLGKGMSIPSFLGTMTSLTHLNLSHTGFNGKIPPQIGNFSKLRYLDLSYNYFLGEGMAIPSFLCAMTSLTHLDLSYTLFHGKIPSQIGNLSNLVYLDLGGYSDLLAENVEWVSSMWKLEYLDLSYANLSKAFHWLHTLQSLPSLTHLYLYECTLPHYNEPSLLNFSSLQTLILYNTSYSPAISFVPKWIFKLEKLVSLELSGNYEIQGPIPGGIRNLTLLQNLDLSFNSFSSSIPDCLDGLRRLKFLNLKGNKLHGTISDALGNLTSLVELDLSRNQLEGTIPTFLGNLRNLREINLKYLYLSFNKFSGNPFESLGSLSKLSYLYIDGNNFQGVVKEDDLANLTSLEQFSASGNNFTLKVGPNWIPNFQLTFLEVTSWQLGPSFPSWIQSQNKLEYVGLSNTGIIDSIPTQMCEALSQVLYLNLSHNHIHGEIGTTLKNPISIQTIDLSSNHLCGKLPYLSRDVIQLDLSSNSFSESMNDFLCNDQEEPMQLEFLNLASNNLSGEIPDCWMNWTFLVDVNLQSNHFVGNLPSSMGSLSELQSLQIRNNTLSGIFPTSLKKTNQLKSLDLGENNLSGSIPPWVGEKLSNMKILRLRSNSFSGHIPNEICQMSHLQVLDLAKNNLSGNIPSCFNNLSAMTLVNRSTDPRIYSSALNYTIYSSNSDIVSVLLWLKGRGDEYKNILGLVTSIDLSSNKLLGEIPREITDINGLNFLNLSHNQLIGPIPEGIGNMGSLQSIDFSRNQLSGEIPPTIANLSFLSMLDLSYNHLKGNIPTGTQLQTFDASSFIGNNLCGPPLPINCSSNGKTHSYEGSDGHGVNWFFVSMTIGFVAGFWIVIAPLLICRSWRYAYFHFLDHVWFKLQSFCSCSISV